A window from Argopecten irradians isolate NY chromosome 3, Ai_NY, whole genome shotgun sequence encodes these proteins:
- the LOC138318218 gene encoding uncharacterized protein PF3D7_1120000-like, which yields MLQTNLDYDLSWSSNKKADAPTLIKHVRQDVKKHMDLITMNMQKMDNVSRALNEGDLTLRKILCKDCKHAIRSKRSQIHAGNGPTYKKRALKMLPPERLHIVTEITNMLIQLERSTSDDKEEEYCTQEEYYQQEIMETKQRYQEELDKLRLEMENMKKEMNVQQEEKKKALKKSTTETEDLKKKNEELIKKLKLKDDELKRNHRPYSGYHKSDNNDGDIKRLNAEIESLKSICNNHIRKCEELETTIKGMEEKNVSLLNDISNKNEEMKSMANQIKELQKQHRKELVLGLCKERSGMGKAMVDMITRELQRRVGGLLDGDNTNLTIKQCTGTSDIPNGPLIVLCLNMSRIGTNIQDALGEIQSDKNVFVMVLHHTSKDNLSSLTPTSLRVTGSELRQLGGIIDMAFSSDSGLYDCDLNNNAIDKITSIMRKY from the exons ACAAGAAGGCGGATGCTCCAACTTTAATCAAG CATGTCAGGCAAGATGTGAAGAAGCATATGGACTTAATTACCATGAACATGCAAAAAATGGACAATGTTTCAAGAGCGCTGAACGAAGGGGATTTGACACTTCGAAAGATCTTATGTAAGGATTGCAAACATGCCATACGCTCCAAAAGAAGTCAGATACATGCCGGTAATGGACCAACTTACAAGAAAAGGGCGCTGAAAATGCTGCCACCAGAACGGCTCCATATCGTGACAGAAATTACAAATATGCTTATTCAACTAGAACGCTCCACGTCggatgataaggaagaggaataCTGTACACAGGAGGAATATTACCAACAAGAAATCATGGAAACGAAACAGCGATATCAGGAAGAACTAGACAAGCTTCGGCTAGAAatggaaaatatgaaaaaagagATGAATGTCCAACAAGAAGAGAAAAAGAAAGCATTAAAGAAAAGTACGACTGAAACAGAAGatcttaaaaagaaaaatgaagaaTTGATAAAGAAACTCAAATTGAAAGATGACGAATTGAAACGTAACCATCGACCGTATTCAGGATATCACAAGTCTGACAACAACGATGGAGATATCAAACGTTTAAATGCGGAAATTGAGAGCTTGAAATCCATATGCAATAATCACATACGGAAGTGTGAAGAACTTGAAACAACTATAAAAGGAATGGAAGAAAAGAATGTCTCCCTATTGAACGACATAA GTAATAAGAATGAAGAAATGAAATCGATGGCAAACCAAATCAAGGAACTGCAAAAACAGCATAGGAAAGAACTGG TTTTAGGATTGTGCAAAGAACGCAGTGGCATGGGCAAAGCGATGGTGGACATGATAACACGGGAGCTGCAGAGGCGCGTCGGGGGACTACTGGATGGGGACAACACTAATCTCACTATTAAACAGTGTACGGGAACCTCGGATATCCCGAATGGACCCCTGATTGTATTGTGTCTGAATATGTCCCGGATAGGTACCAACATACAGGATGCTCTCGGAGAGATTCAGT CTGACAAAAATGTGTTTGTCATGGTACTTCATCACACCAGTAAAGACAATCTGTCATCTCTAACTCCCACAAGTCTCCGCGTGACCGGAAGTGAGCTGCGACAACTTGGCGGGATCATTGACATGGCGTTCAGTAGCGACAGTGGTCTGTACGACTGTGACCTTAACAACAACGCTATAGATAAAATCACCTCTATCATGAGGAAGTattaa